In one Corynebacterium bovis DSM 20582 = CIP 54.80 genomic region, the following are encoded:
- a CDS encoding YkvI family membrane protein, whose translation MKRSLAIAMAFVGLVVGAGFASGQEIMQYFGAFGLWGIVGAAAASVLMVVSGIAVLQMGSFLQAREHTAVFTWMTNRVLATILDWSVIVTLFATGFVMFAGGGSNLNQQFGLPIWIGAVIMLVLVLGAGMLDVDKVSDIISLITPFAIVLLAVGSIYALVTMPADLTPLTEAARSVETPMPNWPVGALNYVGLCLMVGVSIALVIGGDNLNPREAGIGGAIGGVIYCIMLTLCAAGLFMKVDVVGNDDMPMLTLMSDLHPWFGVAMAVAAYGMIFNTAIGMFYALARRLTKGHPEKFRVVFVVSVLVGFAISFLGFKLLVSTVYPVLGYLGILLIATVSVAWFRHRRQIAKESTRREDARELQIRKMDPEQDFSTTDEDRLQRLTRKSNVDDDQLRAALESEAVDEIDGLDESDLPDHGEDADAATDAGTAGGR comes from the coding sequence GTGAAACGGTCACTGGCCATCGCGATGGCCTTCGTCGGACTCGTCGTCGGAGCGGGCTTCGCCTCCGGCCAGGAGATCATGCAGTACTTCGGGGCGTTCGGCCTGTGGGGGATCGTCGGCGCCGCCGCGGCGTCCGTCCTCATGGTCGTCAGCGGCATCGCCGTCCTCCAGATGGGAAGCTTCCTCCAGGCCAGGGAGCACACGGCCGTGTTCACCTGGATGACCAACCGGGTGCTCGCGACGATCCTCGACTGGTCGGTCATCGTCACGCTCTTCGCCACCGGCTTCGTCATGTTCGCCGGCGGTGGCTCGAACCTCAACCAGCAGTTCGGCCTGCCGATCTGGATCGGCGCGGTCATCATGCTCGTCCTCGTCCTCGGGGCCGGGATGCTCGACGTCGACAAGGTCAGCGACATCATCAGCCTCATCACCCCGTTCGCGATCGTGCTGCTCGCCGTGGGGAGCATCTACGCGCTCGTCACGATGCCCGCCGACCTGACCCCCCTCACCGAGGCGGCCCGCAGCGTCGAGACCCCCATGCCGAACTGGCCGGTCGGCGCGCTGAACTACGTCGGCCTGTGCCTCATGGTCGGGGTGTCCATTGCGCTCGTCATCGGCGGGGACAACCTCAACCCGCGCGAGGCCGGCATCGGCGGCGCGATCGGCGGGGTCATCTACTGCATCATGCTCACGCTCTGCGCCGCGGGGCTGTTCATGAAGGTGGACGTCGTCGGTAACGACGACATGCCGATGCTCACCCTCATGAGCGACCTCCACCCGTGGTTCGGCGTGGCCATGGCCGTCGCGGCGTACGGCATGATCTTCAACACGGCCATCGGCATGTTCTACGCCCTGGCCCGGCGCCTGACGAAGGGGCACCCGGAGAAGTTCCGCGTCGTCTTCGTCGTCAGCGTCCTCGTCGGGTTCGCGATCAGCTTCCTCGGGTTCAAGCTGCTGGTCTCGACGGTGTACCCGGTGCTGGGGTACCTCGGCATCCTCCTCATCGCCACCGTGTCCGTCGCCTGGTTCCGGCACCGCCGGCAGATCGCGAAGGAGTCCACCCGGCGTGAGGACGCCCGCGAGCTCCAGATCCGCAAGATGGACCCGGAGCAGGACTTCTCCACGACCGACGAGGACCGGCTGCAGCGGCTGACCCGGAAGTCGAACGTCGACGACGACCAGCTGCGGGCGGCGCTGGAGTCCGAGGCGGTCGACGAGATCGACGGGCTCGACGAGAGCGACCTGCCCGACCACGGTGAGGACGCCGACGCCGCGACGGACGCCGGCACCGCCGGGGGACGCTAG
- a CDS encoding PPA1309 family protein, with product MTPTPDNDRHPDADGTAPTRFDPSDVRPLNAALREAVDFVHAEGWDRPATLFALVPSALVADALAGGIDDDRPLALVVQDGVPEHVRPGSEELGEFIATVRWPEPVVGAVLAQEIVFRNAAEGDDATPRQARLFSGVLDGGADNTLVQLRPTPEELEADPFAQDRVQLLGGEDLAPGVIAALRATFGD from the coding sequence ATGACACCGACACCGGACAACGACCGCCACCCCGACGCCGACGGCACCGCCCCCACCCGGTTCGACCCCTCCGACGTCCGGCCGCTCAACGCCGCCCTGCGCGAGGCCGTCGACTTCGTCCACGCCGAGGGCTGGGACCGTCCGGCGACGCTCTTCGCGCTCGTGCCGTCGGCGCTCGTCGCGGACGCCCTCGCCGGGGGCATCGACGACGACCGGCCGCTCGCCCTCGTCGTCCAGGACGGCGTGCCCGAGCACGTCCGCCCCGGGTCTGAGGAGCTCGGCGAGTTCATCGCGACCGTGCGGTGGCCGGAGCCGGTGGTCGGCGCCGTCCTCGCCCAGGAGATCGTCTTCCGGAACGCGGCCGAGGGGGACGACGCCACGCCCCGGCAGGCCCGCCTCTTCTCCGGGGTCCTCGACGGGGGCGCGGACAACACCCTCGTCCAGCTCCGCCCCACCCCGGAGGAGCTCGAGGCGGACCCGTTCGCCCAGGACCGGGTGCAGCTGCTCGGCGGGGAGGACCTCGCCCCCGGGGTCATCGCCGCGCTCCGCGCGACGTTCGGGGACTGA
- a CDS encoding trypsin-like serine protease, protein MTTTVTPRPATAGRRPTARIAAAVSALTLTVLGVGVGTAAPASAAQPLHNGSQFWVVKDGGYVGRCTATVIDRKRFYTAGHCGSVGATAEFHGDTIATATRSGLRQGYDILEFTLKPLVRTSPTAADLAYRPTVGDPVSKDGSVSGHTEGTVKTAELSPNEASESVHAALDGETFPVSTWEANLLSARGDSGSPVSHNGKVVGILKGGHGTETTTVTPLREALDALRP, encoded by the coding sequence GTGACCACCACCGTCACCCCCCGCCCGGCCACCGCCGGGCGCCGGCCCACGGCCCGCATCGCCGCCGCCGTGTCCGCCCTGACCCTGACCGTGCTCGGCGTCGGCGTCGGCACCGCCGCCCCCGCCTCCGCCGCGCAGCCGCTGCACAACGGCTCCCAGTTCTGGGTCGTCAAGGACGGCGGGTACGTCGGCCGGTGCACCGCGACCGTCATCGACCGGAAGCGGTTCTACACCGCCGGCCACTGCGGTTCCGTCGGTGCGACGGCCGAGTTCCACGGCGACACCATCGCCACCGCGACCCGCAGCGGCCTGCGCCAGGGCTACGACATCCTGGAGTTCACGCTGAAGCCGCTCGTCCGGACGTCCCCCACCGCCGCCGACCTCGCCTACCGGCCCACCGTCGGCGACCCGGTGTCGAAGGACGGCTCCGTCTCCGGCCACACCGAGGGCACCGTGAAGACCGCCGAGCTGTCCCCCAACGAGGCCAGCGAGAGCGTCCACGCCGCCCTCGACGGCGAGACGTTCCCCGTGTCCACCTGGGAGGCGAACCTGCTCAGCGCGCGGGGCGACTCCGGGTCGCCGGTCAGCCACAACGGCAAGGTCGTCGGCATCCTCAAGGGCGGTCACGGCACGGAGACCACGACCGTGACCCCGCTCCGCGAGGCTCTCGACGCCCTCCGCCCCTAG
- a CDS encoding trypsin-like serine protease, with translation MTVITRRTSGPTARTTPPRHRMSRIITAATAVALASVATGGAATATAATPVAGGTQITMVKDGIHIGRCTATVVDKRTMYTAGHCGSVGATAEIGGKPIGTATRSSLRQGYDLLEIKLRLVTPSTPTPADLDYKPKVGDAVSKDGSISGHSEGTVRDPELRPGSTHESVHYPFDGEKFPVSTWDADLHSVRGDSGSPVIHDGKVVGIVKGGADDDDTTVTPLGEAVAALKP, from the coding sequence GTGACAGTCATCACCCGCCGTACATCCGGGCCCACCGCCCGCACCACCCCCCCCCGCCACCGCATGTCGCGCATCATCACCGCCGCGACCGCCGTCGCGCTGGCCAGCGTCGCCACCGGCGGCGCCGCCACGGCGACCGCCGCGACGCCCGTCGCCGGCGGCACCCAGATCACCATGGTCAAGGACGGCATCCACATCGGCCGCTGCACCGCGACCGTCGTCGACAAGCGCACGATGTACACCGCCGGGCACTGCGGCAGCGTCGGGGCCACCGCCGAGATCGGCGGCAAGCCGATCGGCACCGCGACCCGCAGCAGCCTGCGCCAGGGCTACGACCTGCTGGAGATCAAGCTCCGCCTCGTCACCCCGAGCACCCCGACCCCCGCCGACCTCGACTACAAGCCGAAGGTCGGCGACGCGGTCTCCAAGGACGGGTCGATCTCCGGCCACTCCGAGGGCACCGTCCGCGACCCCGAGCTCCGCCCCGGTTCGACGCACGAGAGCGTCCACTACCCCTTCGACGGCGAGAAGTTCCCGGTCTCGACGTGGGACGCCGACCTGCACAGCGTCCGCGGCGACTCCGGCTCGCCGGTCATCCACGACGGCAAGGTCGTCGGGATCGTCAAGGGCGGGGCCGACGACGACGACACGACGGTCACCCCGCTGGGCGAGGCCGTCGCCGCGCTCAAGCCCTAG
- a CDS encoding YlbL family protein produces MNVWNRRTATVVAGALPVVVLVSLVGLPTVPGTDIDLTVPYAAEGEGPTFNTLGDVDGTPVVDVTGAQTDETSGNLNMTTVSVRTRLSLSQALGRWITSDDTIVPLEQVIPSNTSPEDVQRQNAAAFAASESNATVAAMNHLGKPLETMVAGVNDDSPASGAVKENDIITAVDGQQVRVPGDVADKIADRSPGDRVTLSVRRQGHDEKVEVTLGEVPESLRSDSGASAFLGVTMVAQPAGDLRVEYNLKDIGGPSAGLMFSLAVVDKLSPGELSGGRFIAGTGTIDADGSVGPIGGITHKIAAAAHAGAEAFLVPEGNCAEATSRGYDGDLTLIKVSSLDQAVDELDTFTSGGSPTTCG; encoded by the coding sequence GTGAATGTCTGGAACCGCCGTACAGCAACCGTCGTCGCCGGCGCGCTCCCCGTCGTGGTGCTCGTCTCCCTCGTGGGGCTGCCCACGGTCCCGGGCACGGACATCGACCTCACCGTGCCGTACGCGGCGGAGGGGGAGGGGCCCACGTTCAACACGCTCGGCGACGTCGACGGCACGCCCGTCGTCGACGTCACCGGCGCGCAGACGGACGAGACCAGCGGGAACCTCAACATGACGACCGTCTCGGTCCGCACCCGCCTGAGCCTCAGCCAGGCCCTCGGCCGCTGGATCACGAGCGACGACACGATCGTCCCGCTCGAGCAGGTCATCCCGTCGAACACCTCCCCGGAGGACGTGCAGCGGCAGAACGCGGCGGCCTTCGCGGCGTCGGAGTCGAACGCCACGGTCGCGGCGATGAACCACCTGGGCAAGCCCCTGGAGACGATGGTCGCCGGGGTCAACGACGACTCGCCGGCGTCGGGGGCGGTCAAGGAGAACGACATCATCACCGCCGTCGACGGCCAGCAGGTCCGCGTGCCGGGCGACGTCGCCGACAAGATCGCCGACCGGTCCCCGGGCGACCGGGTGACCCTGTCCGTCCGGCGCCAGGGGCACGACGAGAAGGTCGAGGTCACCCTCGGCGAGGTGCCGGAGTCCCTGCGGTCGGACAGCGGGGCCTCGGCGTTCCTCGGCGTGACGATGGTCGCGCAGCCCGCCGGCGACCTGCGCGTCGAGTACAACCTCAAGGACATCGGCGGCCCGTCGGCCGGCCTCATGTTCTCCCTCGCGGTCGTGGACAAGCTCTCCCCGGGGGAGCTCAGCGGCGGCCGCTTCATCGCGGGCACCGGCACCATCGACGCCGACGGGAGCGTCGGGCCGATCGGGGGCATCACGCACAAGATCGCCGCCGCCGCGCACGCCGGGGCCGAGGCCTTCCTCGTGCCCGAGGGCAACTGCGCGGAGGCGACGTCGAGGGGGTACGACGGCGACCTCACACTCATCAAGGTCTCCAGCCTCGACCAGGCCGTCGACGAACTCGACACCTTCACCTCGGGAGGGTCCCCGACGACCTGCGGCTGA
- a CDS encoding zinc-dependent metalloprotease — protein MSNFGFGFPNPGDNDDDRDGDGNRGNGSGRPGGGSGDGSGGQGGQPFGDGNPFSFLFGGTPGAGASGQAGNLGDILNQFGAMLSGFGQDMNSPDAAGPMNYALAERIARQQLSGTSSPSQRDSEAVAESVRLVELWLDESTDLPAGATGSVSFGPVQWLEETLPRWKRLVNPLAEKLGDAALNGLPEEARQQAGPMMGIMNQVNGMNFGMQLGRTLGEIAKDVSTSTQWGMPLAERPVAAVATGRLADLARKLGAERRETLIYLAAREAAHHRLFQHVPWLVERLVLDVEEFAAGLSLDYSAMEEATREFNPEMMNDPEALQEMMGRLQGEDLAPAVVSSNQQARVRMETSLSLVEGWVDVVVGDALGERLPETASIAAAWSAYRDTGQPAMESLAKAVGISLTAPKASEAAELWRRLTVAVGASRRDAVWDHPDFLPVDGDLDNPAEFIDSVLAENDDVERFDPISEIEKLERERTGRGEGDGDGKGESANDGKGEADDSRRDDSGDTSGGDDRDDNP, from the coding sequence ATGAGCAACTTCGGATTCGGCTTCCCCAACCCGGGTGACAACGACGACGACCGCGACGGCGACGGGAACCGCGGGAACGGCTCCGGCCGCCCCGGCGGCGGGTCCGGCGACGGGTCGGGCGGCCAGGGCGGCCAGCCCTTCGGCGACGGCAACCCGTTCTCCTTCCTCTTCGGCGGGACGCCCGGCGCCGGCGCGTCCGGCCAGGCCGGGAACCTCGGGGACATCCTCAACCAGTTCGGGGCGATGCTCAGCGGCTTCGGCCAGGACATGAACTCGCCGGACGCCGCCGGGCCCATGAACTACGCGCTCGCGGAGCGGATCGCCCGCCAGCAGCTCAGCGGCACGTCGAGCCCGTCCCAGCGGGACTCCGAGGCCGTCGCCGAGTCGGTGCGGCTCGTGGAGCTGTGGCTCGACGAGTCGACGGACCTGCCCGCCGGGGCCACCGGCTCCGTCTCCTTCGGGCCGGTCCAGTGGCTCGAGGAGACGCTGCCCCGCTGGAAGCGGCTGGTCAACCCCCTCGCCGAGAAGCTCGGCGACGCCGCCCTCAACGGGCTGCCCGAGGAGGCCCGCCAGCAGGCCGGCCCGATGATGGGCATCATGAACCAGGTCAACGGCATGAACTTCGGCATGCAGCTCGGCCGGACGCTCGGCGAGATCGCCAAGGACGTCAGCACCTCCACCCAGTGGGGGATGCCGCTGGCGGAGCGGCCCGTCGCCGCGGTGGCGACCGGGCGGCTCGCCGACCTGGCACGCAAGCTCGGCGCGGAGCGTCGGGAGACCCTCATCTACCTCGCGGCGCGCGAGGCCGCGCACCACCGCCTGTTCCAGCATGTGCCGTGGCTCGTCGAGCGGCTCGTCCTCGACGTCGAGGAGTTCGCCGCCGGGCTCAGCCTCGACTACTCCGCGATGGAGGAGGCGACCCGCGAGTTCAACCCGGAGATGATGAACGACCCCGAGGCCCTCCAGGAGATGATGGGCCGGCTCCAGGGCGAGGACCTCGCGCCGGCGGTCGTGTCGAGCAACCAGCAGGCGCGGGTCCGCATGGAGACGAGCCTGTCGCTCGTCGAGGGGTGGGTCGACGTCGTCGTCGGCGACGCCCTCGGGGAGCGCCTGCCGGAGACCGCGTCCATCGCCGCGGCGTGGTCGGCGTACCGCGACACCGGGCAGCCCGCCATGGAGTCGCTGGCGAAGGCCGTGGGTATCAGCCTCACCGCGCCGAAGGCGAGCGAGGCCGCGGAACTGTGGCGGCGTCTCACCGTGGCCGTCGGCGCGTCCCGCCGGGACGCGGTGTGGGACCACCCCGACTTCCTGCCGGTCGACGGCGACCTGGACAATCCGGCCGAGTTCATCGACTCGGTCCTCGCGGAGAACGACGACGTCGAGCGGTTCGACCCCATCAGCGAGATCGAGAAGTTGGAGCGGGAGCGCACCGGCCGCGGCGAGGGCGACGGCGACGGCAAGGGCGAGAGCGCGAATGACGGCAAGGGCGAAGCCGACGATTCGCGTCGCGACGACTCGGGTGACACATCCGGGGGCGACGACCGCGACGACAACCCCTGA